Proteins found in one Armatimonadia bacterium genomic segment:
- a CDS encoding MoxR family ATPase gives MEEELFTHFADPEHTRAGLRQAGYVATRVICTAVYLADRLDKPLLVEGPPGVGKTELAKACATALHRDLLRLQCYEGLDESKALYEWEYAKQLLYAQVLKEKLDELLQGAASFDEAITRLEGQESGFFSEAFLLPRPLLRAITSDAPVVLLIDEIDRADEEFEAFLLELLSDYQVSVPELGTLRARHVPLVILTSNATREVSDALRRRCLHLFIDFPSAQEETEIVKLKVPDIEERLARKLVAMVHRLRSWDLEKVPTLSETLDWARALVALSADMLDAELVEQTLGVILKTRLDLDKGRREVRNLLKA, from the coding sequence ATGGAAGAGGAGCTCTTCACCCATTTCGCCGATCCCGAACACACCCGCGCAGGCCTGCGTCAGGCCGGCTATGTCGCCACTCGCGTCATCTGCACGGCGGTCTACCTCGCCGACCGACTGGACAAACCGCTACTGGTCGAGGGCCCGCCGGGAGTGGGGAAGACGGAGCTTGCCAAAGCCTGCGCAACAGCCCTGCACCGAGACCTTCTGCGCTTGCAGTGCTACGAAGGTCTCGACGAGTCCAAGGCCCTCTATGAGTGGGAGTACGCCAAGCAGCTCCTCTACGCCCAGGTCCTGAAGGAGAAGCTGGACGAGCTGCTGCAGGGCGCTGCCTCCTTCGACGAGGCCATCACGCGCCTGGAAGGTCAGGAGAGCGGCTTCTTCTCCGAGGCCTTCCTGCTGCCACGGCCCCTGCTGCGTGCCATCACTTCGGACGCCCCGGTTGTCCTGCTGATCGATGAGATCGACCGGGCCGACGAAGAGTTCGAGGCCTTCCTGCTGGAGCTGCTCAGCGACTACCAGGTCAGTGTGCCCGAGTTGGGGACCTTGCGTGCCCGGCATGTCCCCCTGGTGATTCTCACCAGCAACGCCACGCGCGAAGTCTCCGATGCCCTCCGCCGCCGCTGCCTGCACCTATTCATCGACTTCCCCTCCGCGCAGGAGGAGACCGAGATCGTCAAGCTCAAGGTGCCCGACATCGAGGAGCGACTGGCCCGCAAGCTGGTGGCGATGGTCCACCGGCTGCGAAGTTGGGACCTGGAGAAGGTGCCCACTCTCAGCGAGACTCTCGACTGGGCACGGGCCCTCGTGGCACTCAGTGCCGATATGCTCGATGCCGAGTTGGTGGAGCAGACCCTCGGCGTCATCCTCAAGACGAGGCTGGACCTGGACAAAGGGCGCCGCGAGGTCCGCAACCTCCTGAAGGCCTGA
- a CDS encoding VWA domain-containing protein encodes MQQLLLRFVNRLRARGLDISPGEHLDALSAVETLRLEDRVAIREALRATLVKQEEYRKVFDEEFAAFFAAPPLPRKEGRGKRAGGGISKPQQTGHGPAVGERSLARGVGGERPQSQERPGGSQGMPRSTDYRTAQTGRAPSAEPEPGPGKTLVTFRGVQPPEAKRSVQALARTELKRLSDSDIRELRRHVRTMARRLASRLSRRRTSSRRGQVDVKRTLRRSLQFGGVPFLLAHRARKRKRPEVVVLCDVSGSVIRAGELMVEFLQALYQDIAHLRVFAFTNRVAEITGLMGSTRELSELVASAGLDPNAFSDFGSACYDLITRFPGVTGRRSTLLIMGDARNNYGDSMVWAFEEIARPARLVIWLVPEGKERWNTGDSRIGDYAGLCDTVAEAHTLERLLRALTTA; translated from the coding sequence ATGCAGCAACTGCTCTTGCGCTTTGTGAATCGGCTTCGCGCCCGGGGACTGGACATCTCTCCCGGCGAACACCTCGACGCCCTCTCGGCCGTGGAGACCCTTCGGCTGGAAGATCGGGTGGCGATACGCGAGGCGCTGCGTGCAACCCTGGTCAAGCAGGAGGAGTACCGCAAGGTCTTCGATGAGGAGTTCGCTGCCTTCTTCGCCGCACCGCCGCTGCCCCGAAAAGAGGGGAGAGGCAAGAGGGCCGGAGGCGGCATCAGCAAGCCGCAGCAGACCGGGCACGGTCCTGCCGTGGGGGAGAGGTCCTTGGCCCGTGGAGTCGGCGGCGAGCGCCCCCAGTCTCAAGAGCGCCCGGGTGGATCGCAGGGGATGCCTCGCTCGACGGACTACCGGACCGCTCAGACCGGCCGGGCTCCCTCTGCCGAGCCTGAACCCGGACCCGGCAAGACCCTCGTCACCTTTCGGGGCGTGCAGCCACCGGAAGCAAAGCGGTCGGTGCAGGCCCTCGCCCGGACCGAGCTGAAGCGGCTCAGCGATTCCGACATTCGCGAACTCCGGCGTCATGTGCGGACCATGGCTCGACGCCTCGCAAGCCGACTGTCGCGTCGCCGCACCTCCTCACGCCGGGGACAGGTGGACGTGAAGCGCACCTTGCGCCGCAGCCTGCAGTTCGGCGGCGTCCCCTTCCTCCTTGCGCATCGGGCTCGGAAGCGCAAGCGCCCCGAGGTCGTGGTCCTGTGCGATGTCTCCGGGTCAGTGATCCGCGCCGGGGAGCTGATGGTCGAGTTCCTGCAGGCCTTGTATCAGGACATCGCCCACCTGCGAGTCTTCGCCTTCACCAATCGCGTCGCCGAGATCACCGGACTGATGGGGAGCACGCGTGAGCTGTCGGAGCTGGTGGCCTCCGCCGGTCTCGATCCGAACGCCTTCAGCGACTTCGGCAGCGCCTGCTACGATCTGATCACCCGCTTCCCGGGCGTTACAGGTCGGCGCAGCACGCTCCTGATCATGGGCGACGCACGCAACAACTATGGGGACTCAATGGTCTGGGCCTTCGAGGAGATCGCCCGACCGGCGCGCCTTGTGATATGGCTGGTGCCGGAGGGCAAGGAGAGATGGAACACGGGGGACAGTCGCATCGGGGACTACGCAGGACTATGTGATACCGTCGCAGAGGCCCATACCCTCGAGCGCCTGCTGCGAGCCCTGACCACTGCGTGA